One window of Plasmodium relictum strain SGS1 genome assembly, chromosome: 14 genomic DNA carries:
- the PKB gene encoding rac-beta serine/threonine protein kinase, putative: MNHINFFRYFSEKNRQKNIIPSDESHSIPMQKNDFKKYFNFIITKKKKKEKNKDKINELNNDDKVFNESIVNTFQEKPLMYDKNNDTNAKIIKNRYSEKSKQVDAMLKQGNKYSNRKSHVIEGTKLLKIKEYKNKKGKLYKILFLKKNNYKNEKREDILKESVNHQIVPSENQINDFKNILDKESLNDSEERNNMYNIFIKKGKELNNLDKYKVNKHFLYNNMLYSKSLSDEEKKINKKYINRNKKENINFIFNQESYKTSYWNFINNSKKKLNVHSSVNERNDYISKINKKYNFDDKSKSEDKKEKIFYKDNMANCTLNRNNKLMINDECLYKHDEDEELRKRKLRKSVSLTNEKKKKMRPESFIFLKVIGKGSYGKVLLVKHVQNNKLYAMKILRKENIISKNQLEHTKIERNVLKCVSHPFIVKLYYAFQTSKKLYFILEYCPGGELFFHLSKLREFSEEVAKFYSSEIILALQYLHNLNIIYRDLKPENVLLDELGHIRLTDFGLSKEGITDNNSAKSLCGTPEYLAPEIIEQVGHGKAVDWWSLGIMIYEMLTGNLPFNSSNRSVLFERIKYENLTYPKNISPTAIDLLKKLFEKNPNKRLGSGVTDAEEIKRHPFFKSVNWDDVLNKKVKPPFKPPLFNQIDLQNFDKEFLCMPLRYSDQFDTDPMSSSQKNNIINNFNYNNYE, translated from the exons atgaatcatataaatttttttagatatttctctgaaaaaaatagacaaaaaaatattattcctTCAGATGAATCTCATTCAATACCAATGCAAAAAAAtgatttcaaaaaatattttaattttataattacaaaaaaaaaaaaaaaagaaaagaataaaGACAAAATTAATGAACTGAATAATGACGATAAAGTATTTAACGAATCCATTGTTAATACATTTCAAGAAAAACCTTTAATGTATGACAAAAATAATGACACTAATGCAaagataattaaaaatagataCAGCGAAAAATCAAAACAAGTTGATGCTATGTTAAAACAAGGTAATAAATACTCAAATAGAAAAAGTCATGTCATTGAAGGAACTAAATTATTAAAGATTAAGgagtataaaaataaaaaaggaaaattatataaaatactttttttgaaaaaaaacaattataaaaatgaaaagagaGAAGATATTTTAAAGGAAAGTGTTAACCATCAAATTGTTCCATCagaaaatcaaataaatgattttaaaaatatattagataAAGAAAGTTTAAATGATTCAGAAGAAAGGAATAAtatgtataatatatttattaaaaaaggaaaagagtTAAATAACTTGGATAAATACAAGGTTAATAagcattttttatataataatatgttATATAGTAAGAGTCTATcagatgaagaaaaaaaaataaataaaaaatatataaacagaaataaaaaagaaaatataaattttatatttaatcaGGAAAGCTATAAAACTAGTTATTGGAATTTcataaataattcaaaaaaaaaactaaacgTTCATAGTAGTGTTAATGAAag AAATGattatatttcaaaaataaataaaaaatacaattttgATGATAAAAGCAAAAGTGAGGacaaaaaggaaaaaatattttataaagatAATATGGCTAATTGTACTTtgaatagaaataataaattaatgatAAATGATGAATGTTTATATAAGCatgatgaagatgaagagttaagaaaaaggaaattaaGAAAATCAGTTTCATTAaccaatgaaaaaaaaaaaaaaatgagacctgaaagttttatttttttaaaggttATAGGGAAAGGATCATATGGTAAAGTATTGCTAGTAAAGCACGTTCAAAATAATAAGTTATATGCAATGAAAATATtgagaaaagaaaatataatatcaAAAAATCAATTAGAACACACAAAAATAGAAAGAAATGTATTAAAATGTGTTTCTCATCCCTTTATAGTGAAATTATATTACGCTTTTCAAACATCTAAAAAGTTATACTTCATATTAGAATATTGCCCTGGTggagaattattttttcatttatcgAAATTAAGAGAGTTTTCTGAAGAAGTAGCTAAATTTTATTCATCTGAAATTATTTTAGCTTTACAATATTTACACaacttaaatattatatatagagATTTAAAACCTGAAAATGTTTTATTAGATGAACTTGGCCATATAAGACTAACTGACTTTGGATTATCAAAAGAAGGAATTACTGATAACAATTCAGCAAAATCTTTATGTGGTACTCCAGAATATTTAGCACCTGAAATTATTGAACAAGTAGGCCATGGAAAAGCGGTGGATTGGTGGAGTTTAGGAATAATGATCTATGAAATGTTAACTGGGAATTTACCCTTTAATAGTTCTAATAGAAGTGTTTTATTTGAAAGAATCAAATATGAGAATTTAACGTAtcctaaaaatatatctccTACAgctattgatttattaaaaaaattattcgaAAAAAATCCTAATAAAAGATTAGGTTCAGGAGTAACAGATgcagaagaaataaaaagacaccctttttttaaaagtgtTAATTGGGATGatgtattaaataaaaaagttaaacCTCCTTTTAAACCTCCTTTATTTAATCAAATAGATCTACAAAATTTTGATAAGGAATTTTTATGTATGCCCTTGAGATATTCAGATCAATTTGATACAGATCCAATGTCAAGTtcacaaaaaaataacataattaataattttaactaCAATAATTATGAATGA